In one window of Leptospira sp. WS92.C1 DNA:
- the hisC gene encoding histidinol-phosphate transaminase: MIPFQPILDSLKSYEAGKPIELVVREFGIKPEDVIKLGSNENPFGCAPEVVEIVCNAATKMSLYPDDSYLDLKNALAQKFEVTPDRIIPGNGSDQVLDFACRSVLTPGDSILINRITFAMYKIYALQCGANVHSTESVPHDLNAFLDLTKAVKPKIVFLCTPSNPAGDALSKNEVYEFLNQISPDTLVVIDAAYMEFGSKKDPKKFIPAKEITDLYPNVFYTGTFSKAYGLGGMRIGYGIGNSELIGNLYKMRPPFSVTNLSAFAATEALKQQKYVNDYLENNLQQMKRYEKFAADNSIEFIDSYANFITLFVRKHGKTSSEICQSLLRQGIILRDLKSYELNAIRITIGTPQQNDRVLFALNKELN; the protein is encoded by the coding sequence ATGATTCCCTTTCAGCCGATACTCGATTCACTTAAAAGTTATGAAGCAGGAAAACCGATCGAACTTGTGGTTCGCGAATTTGGGATTAAACCGGAAGACGTAATCAAACTCGGTTCGAACGAAAATCCTTTTGGCTGCGCACCGGAGGTCGTTGAAATCGTATGCAACGCCGCAACAAAGATGTCTTTATATCCGGATGATTCCTACTTAGATTTAAAAAACGCATTGGCTCAGAAATTCGAAGTAACCCCCGATAGAATCATTCCCGGAAACGGAAGCGATCAGGTGTTGGATTTTGCATGTCGATCCGTTCTGACTCCGGGGGATTCGATTCTCATCAATCGAATTACATTCGCGATGTATAAAATCTATGCGCTTCAGTGCGGGGCAAACGTCCATTCTACCGAATCGGTTCCACACGACTTAAACGCATTTTTGGATCTGACAAAGGCGGTAAAACCTAAGATCGTTTTTTTGTGCACGCCTTCCAATCCTGCGGGGGATGCTCTTTCTAAAAACGAAGTCTACGAATTCTTAAATCAGATTTCCCCCGATACGTTAGTCGTAATTGATGCTGCTTATATGGAATTCGGAAGCAAAAAAGATCCAAAAAAATTCATCCCCGCAAAAGAAATCACGGATCTCTATCCCAACGTATTTTATACGGGAACGTTTTCAAAAGCCTATGGACTTGGGGGAATGAGAATTGGTTACGGAATCGGAAACTCGGAGCTCATCGGAAACCTGTATAAGATGCGACCTCCTTTTAGCGTGACGAATCTTTCAGCATTCGCCGCAACAGAAGCGCTAAAACAGCAGAAATATGTGAACGACTATTTGGAAAATAACTTACAACAGATGAAACGATATGAAAAATTCGCCGCAGACAACTCGATCGAATTCATAGATTCGTATGCAAATTTTATCACATTATTCGTAAGAAAACACGGTAAAACATCTTCGGAAATCTGTCAGTCTCTTCTTCGTCAGGGAATCATTCTGCGCGATTTAAAAAGCTACGAGCTAAATGCTATCCGGATTACGATCGGAACCCCGCAACAAAACGATCGAGTTCTTTTCGCATTGAACAAAGAATTGAACTGA
- a CDS encoding M48 family metallopeptidase, which yields MSDFFYDGKSAVPISGELVLQNSGIVFEPENRETFPDLFHFSYKQIQSVEKLGKEYRLQLDDPQDLKNDLILTFTSEEKAEQIKNYRKQSINNGLSGLVSKFFLLPFVIQMLVAGILAFGVGFLILTKLDRMYVFVPESADKSLGELISKHFEENKKECKNVPLNLSIRKIRNALVQKKNRDQYSIIVLKSGEVNAFALPGGKIYILSGLIEESESADEIAAILAHEIAHVENRHGIRQLIRLLGISLVVKLSIGIGFDDIGNLETITEIVNSLAILKYSREFEEEADDKAFEILRRSGIGVNGFIHFFEREEKKISKETYKTEKKKSQKDDGKNWDPAKILDWLSTHPDNQSRIQKAKEFSKGNKLKAKGIRIEKWETIRVGCS from the coding sequence ATGTCCGATTTTTTTTACGATGGAAAATCGGCGGTTCCCATCTCTGGAGAACTCGTTCTTCAAAATTCTGGAATCGTATTTGAACCTGAAAATCGGGAAACCTTTCCCGATTTATTCCATTTTTCTTATAAACAAATTCAATCCGTCGAAAAGTTAGGCAAAGAATACAGACTTCAACTTGATGATCCTCAGGATTTAAAAAACGATCTCATTCTTACGTTTACATCCGAAGAAAAAGCAGAACAAATCAAAAACTATAGAAAGCAAAGCATCAACAACGGATTGTCCGGTCTTGTTTCTAAATTCTTTTTATTACCTTTCGTCATCCAAATGCTTGTCGCGGGTATTCTCGCATTCGGAGTCGGCTTTCTCATATTGACCAAGTTGGATCGAATGTATGTGTTTGTTCCCGAATCCGCGGACAAATCCTTGGGAGAATTGATTTCCAAACATTTCGAAGAAAACAAGAAAGAATGTAAAAACGTTCCGCTAAATCTGAGCATTCGCAAAATCAGGAACGCTCTTGTACAGAAAAAAAATCGGGATCAGTATTCGATTATAGTTTTAAAAAGCGGAGAGGTCAACGCGTTCGCACTCCCGGGAGGAAAGATCTACATTCTATCTGGATTGATAGAAGAATCGGAATCCGCGGACGAGATCGCCGCGATTCTTGCACACGAAATCGCACACGTTGAAAATCGACACGGCATTCGACAATTGATTCGTCTTCTTGGTATATCTCTCGTAGTCAAACTTTCCATCGGAATCGGCTTTGATGATATCGGAAATCTGGAAACGATAACCGAAATCGTAAACAGTCTCGCGATTCTTAAATACTCGAGGGAATTCGAAGAGGAAGCGGATGACAAGGCGTTTGAAATTCTACGCAGATCCGGAATCGGAGTAAACGGCTTTATCCATTTTTTTGAAAGAGAGGAAAAGAAGATCTCCAAGGAAACGTATAAGACGGAAAAGAAAAAATCACAAAAGGACGACGGGAAGAATTGGGATCCTGCTAAAATTTTAGATTGGCTCAGCACTCACCCGGACAATCAGAGCAGAATTCAAAAGGCAAAGGAATTCTCCAAAGGAAATAAATTGAAGGCAAAAGGAATCCGTATCGAAAAATGGGAAACGATTCGAGTGGGTTGTTCGTAA
- a CDS encoding YjgN family protein: MQSESTNRFTIDAKGEELFLLYLKNIFFTIITLGVYYFWAKVNTQKFLHRHLSFQGYRFDYHGTGKENFIGFLKAIGIILVGALTLGGIFFLASKLGVWAIAIVGISFYAGILCAIPYIIIGSRRYFLSRTSFNNIRFRFTGNIKDLIRIFIPNALLTAVTLGIYSAWFTNKLEKFFIEHSHLGNADFQYDGQGKELFFIYLKGIFFTIITAGIYSFWFQANVHNYFYNHTRFQNIRFRSDLQGGKIFTNTLISMGIILFTLGIGIPWAYLRFLKLITDSLSLESSPNLSSIQSVRDPYSNALADGLQEAGEAISSVFSG, from the coding sequence ATGCAGTCTGAATCCACGAATCGATTTACGATCGACGCCAAAGGGGAAGAACTCTTTCTTCTTTATCTAAAGAATATTTTTTTTACGATCATAACCCTCGGAGTTTATTATTTCTGGGCGAAGGTAAATACACAGAAATTCCTCCACAGACATCTTTCATTCCAAGGATACCGTTTTGATTATCACGGAACCGGTAAGGAGAATTTTATCGGCTTTTTAAAAGCAATCGGAATCATTCTGGTAGGAGCGTTGACACTCGGAGGAATCTTTTTTCTCGCATCGAAGCTTGGAGTTTGGGCGATCGCGATCGTAGGGATCTCATTTTACGCCGGAATTCTCTGTGCGATCCCCTATATCATCATTGGATCGAGAAGATACTTTCTGAGCAGAACTTCGTTTAACAATATCCGATTCCGATTTACCGGAAACATAAAAGACCTGATCAGGATTTTTATTCCGAACGCTCTTCTGACAGCTGTCACTCTCGGAATCTACTCCGCTTGGTTTACAAACAAACTCGAAAAATTCTTTATCGAGCATTCTCATTTGGGAAATGCGGATTTCCAATACGACGGACAAGGAAAGGAATTATTCTTTATTTATCTCAAGGGAATTTTCTTTACGATCATTACAGCCGGAATTTATTCCTTTTGGTTTCAAGCGAACGTTCATAATTATTTTTACAATCATACCCGATTTCAGAATATCCGGTTCCGTTCCGATCTCCAGGGAGGAAAGATTTTTACCAACACTCTCATATCGATGGGAATCATCCTTTTCACTTTGGGAATCGGAATTCCTTGGGCGTATCTGCGCTTTTTAAAACTCATAACGGATTCGTTATCTTTAGAATCTTCACCGAATTTGTCTTCCATTCAAAGTGTAAGGGATCCGTATTCGAACGCGTTGGCAGACGGACTTCAAGAAGCTGGGGAGGCGATCAGCTCGGTATTTAGCGGCTGA